The following proteins are encoded in a genomic region of Sulfurovum indicum:
- a CDS encoding gluconate 2-dehydrogenase subunit 3 family protein, translating to MKRRDFLIIGSALGLSPYLKAEVDTGFEKEFKEVEKTIAAVQEHMFPEGSKLPSAKKMNTISFLFQTISHPTYDKDIRTFVIEGAGELMHREKGKFIHYSEERKESALREYEKTNYGRNWLSRIMTLTMEAIFSDPVYGSNIKEEGWKSVQSFGGLPRPETRYIRL from the coding sequence ATGAAAAGAAGAGATTTTTTAATTATAGGTTCAGCATTAGGGTTGTCTCCCTATCTTAAAGCAGAGGTTGATACCGGATTTGAAAAAGAGTTCAAAGAGGTAGAAAAGACCATTGCTGCGGTACAGGAGCATATGTTTCCCGAAGGCAGCAAGCTTCCCTCTGCCAAAAAGATGAACACTATCTCCTTTCTGTTCCAGACGATCAGTCATCCAACGTATGACAAGGATATCAGAACCTTTGTGATCGAAGGGGCCGGAGAGCTTATGCATAGGGAGAAGGGTAAATTCATTCATTACAGTGAGGAGAGAAAGGAGAGTGCTTTGAGAGAGTATGAAAAGACAAACTACGGCAGAAACTGGCTCTCCCGCATTATGACCCTGACCATGGAAGCGATCTTCAGCGACCCTGTATATGGCAGCAATATCAAAGAGGAGGGCTGGAAAAGCGTGCAGAGTTTTGGTGGACTTCCCAGACCCGAAACGAGGTACATTAGGCTATGA
- a CDS encoding GMC family oxidoreductase encodes MSKDEFDVVVIGSGASGGAVAYTLCKAGYKVAVLEKGRLIRRDEFSKDELAYCRRDIVTPNLFEEYHVIEEKVNGKWEATPTYDSGWSFWNGNIVGGSSNFMSGMLHRLHPDDFRLKSKYGEIEGANVVDWPISYEELEPYYTLAEEIVGISGYYEPHPYEPPRSTPGFTQPPTRENAVVTLLDKSCKALGIRSLVTPRAVLSRDKGHRKACYYSNFCGSYGCSSGAKGSSREALLKPALATGNLTLMTNTHVKYLHTEQKDRVNSAVAIDTVTGKEKKIYARLFVVAAQAHESARLLLNSANKYHPEGLANSSGELGKNLIFSGGGSGQGELHENELKEISFGELMQTGYFVNRSILDWYFVDDWWHGKFKGGSVEFMFEHQNIISRARKNNYEEGRLVWGKALGERVVDRFTKQKSIRFEIFNDWLPNDNCFVSLDPTHKDKYGMPVGKLRIGAHPQDIKVGKYIAKKCEAVLEEMGAKNIYSSISADPAQNLVAGGCRFGNDPKTSVLNKYCQAHDVPNLFVADASFMPTGGSVAYTWTIYANAFRVADHIAKILKKGMPG; translated from the coding sequence ATGAGCAAAGATGAATTTGATGTTGTGGTCATCGGGTCGGGTGCCAGTGGAGGAGCAGTAGCCTATACATTGTGCAAAGCCGGATACAAAGTAGCAGTTCTGGAGAAAGGACGGCTTATCCGGCGTGATGAGTTTTCCAAAGATGAGCTGGCATACTGCAGACGTGATATCGTCACTCCCAATCTTTTTGAAGAGTATCATGTCATAGAAGAGAAGGTGAACGGAAAATGGGAAGCGACCCCAACATATGATTCAGGGTGGAGCTTCTGGAACGGGAACATTGTCGGGGGCTCATCAAATTTCATGAGCGGTATGCTGCACCGTCTTCATCCTGATGATTTCCGGCTTAAAAGCAAGTATGGAGAGATAGAGGGAGCCAATGTGGTCGACTGGCCCATCAGCTATGAGGAGCTTGAGCCCTATTATACTTTGGCAGAGGAGATTGTCGGAATATCAGGATATTATGAGCCGCATCCTTATGAACCGCCAAGAAGTACCCCCGGTTTTACGCAGCCCCCTACAAGAGAGAATGCTGTAGTCACACTGCTGGATAAAAGCTGTAAAGCACTGGGTATCAGGTCTCTGGTGACTCCAAGGGCAGTTCTCTCTCGGGACAAAGGCCATCGGAAGGCTTGCTACTACTCCAATTTCTGTGGAAGTTACGGATGCAGTTCCGGTGCCAAAGGAAGCTCCAGGGAAGCCCTCCTCAAACCGGCGCTGGCAACAGGAAACCTGACACTGATGACCAATACCCATGTTAAATATCTGCATACAGAGCAGAAAGATCGTGTCAACAGTGCTGTAGCAATTGACACTGTTACAGGAAAAGAGAAAAAGATCTATGCCAGACTCTTCGTTGTAGCGGCACAGGCACATGAGAGCGCCAGACTGCTGCTGAATTCGGCAAACAAGTATCATCCGGAGGGTCTTGCCAACAGCAGTGGGGAGCTGGGGAAGAATCTCATCTTCTCAGGAGGCGGTTCCGGACAGGGGGAGCTGCATGAAAATGAACTGAAAGAGATCTCTTTTGGCGAACTGATGCAGACAGGATACTTTGTCAACCGCTCCATCCTTGACTGGTACTTTGTTGATGACTGGTGGCATGGCAAGTTCAAGGGCGGTTCGGTAGAGTTTATGTTTGAACATCAGAACATCATCTCAAGGGCAAGAAAGAACAACTATGAAGAGGGCAGACTGGTTTGGGGTAAAGCACTTGGAGAGAGGGTGGTTGATCGCTTTACCAAACAGAAAAGTATCCGTTTCGAGATCTTTAACGACTGGCTGCCAAATGACAACTGTTTTGTCTCACTGGACCCAACACACAAGGATAAATACGGTATGCCTGTAGGAAAACTGCGTATCGGTGCACATCCGCAGGATATCAAAGTAGGAAAATATATTGCCAAAAAATGTGAGGCAGTTCTTGAAGAGATGGGAGCAAAGAATATCTACTCTTCCATCTCTGCCGATCCGGCACAAAATCTTGTTGCAGGGGGGTGCCGTTTCGGTAATGATCCTAAAACATCGGTCCTTAACAAATACTGTCAGGCACATGATGTTCCAAATCTCTTTGTGGCCGATGCAAGTTTTATGCCAACAGGTGGTTCGGTTGCCTATACCTGGACAATATATGCCAATGCATTCCGGGTGGCCGACCATATTGCCAAGATACTGAAAAAAGGTATGCCGGGTTAA
- a CDS encoding OprD family outer membrane porin encodes MKKGLLLSIAASTMIMAGGDIVPAAPAAEAPAVSTGSFGDALENGTFTANMRLFYMNRSFDIAGTPDAEALTAGGIVKYESGDYHGFKFGFAYYGSHKVGDFFDRTDGIGTSLLQSNGDDIAFLGEAYLQYDVSNTMFKVGRQRLATPLMQDHDLRLLPSTYEAAIVRNKDIQDTMVEVGYVKRYSGFVSKLSGFDDIDNKWGKDGLGYIYIKNKSIENLTVRAQYIKALSDTAVDGTPIDVEDYRYIDLKYNLPFGNKTYFKAQYGGNSYQNADDSTLVGAKIGTSFGMFDVAALYDKISDNSFKAVESGPMYSDWQQGYSNYEASTAVGAQLVVRPLDGLSLKFGYVDVSADEGNVRDDFSEFNFDGKYAINSYSKIRVRYSIKDQTDTSDREDRDDFRIIYYMNF; translated from the coding sequence ATGAAAAAAGGTTTACTACTATCAATAGCGGCATCAACAATGATCATGGCAGGTGGAGATATCGTCCCCGCAGCACCGGCAGCAGAGGCACCAGCAGTAAGTACAGGAAGTTTTGGTGATGCGCTTGAAAATGGTACATTCACAGCGAATATGAGACTGTTCTATATGAACAGAAGCTTTGATATAGCAGGCACACCGGATGCAGAAGCATTGACTGCAGGAGGGATTGTGAAGTATGAGAGCGGTGACTACCATGGGTTCAAGTTTGGTTTTGCATACTATGGAAGCCACAAAGTAGGAGATTTCTTTGATAGAACGGATGGGATCGGTACAAGTCTTTTGCAGTCAAATGGTGATGATATCGCATTCCTTGGGGAAGCATATTTGCAATATGATGTGAGTAACACTATGTTTAAAGTAGGTCGCCAAAGACTTGCTACCCCGCTTATGCAGGATCATGACCTTAGACTCCTGCCATCTACGTATGAGGCTGCTATTGTGCGTAATAAAGATATTCAGGATACTATGGTAGAAGTAGGATATGTCAAGCGTTACAGCGGGTTTGTCTCCAAATTAAGCGGTTTTGATGATATAGATAATAAATGGGGTAAAGACGGTCTTGGATATATTTATATTAAAAACAAGAGTATTGAGAACCTGACAGTAAGAGCCCAATACATTAAAGCACTTTCAGATACAGCTGTGGACGGTACTCCTATTGATGTGGAAGACTACAGATATATTGATCTGAAATACAACCTTCCGTTTGGAAATAAAACATATTTCAAAGCACAGTACGGAGGCAACTCTTACCAAAATGCAGATGACTCTACACTGGTTGGGGCAAAAATAGGTACATCATTCGGTATGTTCGATGTTGCGGCACTCTATGACAAAATTTCGGATAACTCATTCAAAGCAGTTGAATCAGGGCCTATGTATTCTGATTGGCAACAGGGATACAGCAACTATGAAGCAAGTACAGCAGTTGGTGCTCAGTTGGTAGTAAGACCGCTTGATGGACTTAGTTTGAAATTCGGTTATGTTGATGTCAGTGCAGATGAAGGTAATGTAAGAGATGACTTTTCAGAGTTTAACTTTGATGGAAAATATGCTATTAACAGTTACTCCAAGATCAGAGTAAGATACTCTATCAAAGATCAGACAGATACTTCAGACAGAGAAGACAGAGATGACTTCAGAATTATCTACTATATGAACTTTTAA
- a CDS encoding sensor histidine kinase, producing the protein MIRYAYHFLLLKQMLKQIFRTYSMHMFGMVAFIFTFSLGLVALFKDTENLAILLPYGILVFVLNLFYLKLMRLSRQDYENKLKKEKEYSQELLKSQKLFLRYAVHETHTPLAIIMANIELFELVSGKHNILSNIEAATKNMYGIYDDLSYLTQKDKIVYPKQELVLADFIKSRIEFFDIVAKQSKLSFEFTNHCTQTTVKINETKLQRIIDNNITNAIKYTKEFEVIHIKLYENKKHYIFKISTNSATIEDPEQIFNAYYRENHSKDGLGLGLSLVKTICDEENIRIVLHSDNNNTSFEYYFNKEIQ; encoded by the coding sequence TTGATACGATATGCATATCATTTTCTTTTGCTTAAACAGATGCTTAAGCAAATATTCCGGACATACTCTATGCATATGTTTGGCATGGTTGCATTTATCTTTACTTTTTCACTTGGCCTGGTCGCGCTGTTTAAAGACACTGAAAATTTAGCTATCTTGCTGCCCTACGGTATCCTGGTGTTTGTCCTTAATCTTTTTTACCTCAAGCTTATGCGTTTATCCCGCCAGGACTATGAAAACAAATTGAAAAAAGAGAAAGAGTACTCTCAGGAACTGCTTAAGTCACAAAAACTTTTTCTGCGCTATGCGGTACACGAAACACATACGCCGCTTGCAATCATCATGGCGAATATCGAACTTTTTGAACTTGTATCAGGAAAACACAATATCCTCTCAAATATTGAAGCCGCTACCAAAAATATGTACGGTATTTATGATGACCTAAGCTACCTTACCCAAAAAGATAAAATTGTTTATCCGAAACAGGAACTTGTCTTGGCAGATTTTATAAAGAGCAGAATAGAGTTTTTTGATATTGTTGCAAAACAATCAAAACTCTCATTTGAATTTACAAACCATTGCACTCAAACTACTGTTAAAATAAATGAAACCAAGTTGCAACGTATTATTGACAACAACATTACAAATGCAATAAAATACACAAAAGAGTTTGAGGTGATACACATAAAACTTTATGAAAACAAAAAACATTATATTTTTAAAATTTCCACCAATTCCGCAACCATAGAAGACCCGGAACAGATTTTTAATGCATACTACAGAGAAAATCATAGTAAAGATGGTCTTGGTCTTGGTTTAAGTCTGGTCAAAACCATATGTGATGAGGAGAATATCAGGATAGTGCTTCACTCCGATAATAACAATACTTCATTCGAATACTATTTCAACAAGGAAATACAATGA
- a CDS encoding bifunctional methionine sulfoxide reductase B/A protein, whose amino-acid sequence MKPLILYCTLLSTLLLADFGPWQSKISTLSTLEKHVIVDKGTEQPFSGKYVNTTKEGVYRCKVCDTPLYRSDDKFNSHCGWPSFDDAIPGAIKELPDADGMRTEIVCAECGAHLGHIFRGEGLTPKNTRHCVNSVSLNLDRQKTIAKGLKKAYFAGGCFWGVEYYLEKLDGVKEVISGFMGGETKNPGYKEVVYMNTGHLETVEVLYDPGKISYEELAKTFFEIHDPTQKDGQGPDIGEQYLSAIFVSTPRERKTVEKLIMLLEKKGYSVTTQIKKKSPFYPAEQYHQDYYERKGSKPYCHGYVKRFD is encoded by the coding sequence ATGAAACCACTAATATTATATTGTACACTTTTAAGTACTCTGCTTCTTGCAGACTTCGGTCCTTGGCAATCAAAAATCAGTACACTATCAACACTGGAGAAGCATGTCATTGTTGACAAAGGGACAGAACAGCCTTTCTCCGGAAAATATGTCAATACAACCAAAGAGGGTGTTTACAGATGCAAAGTATGTGATACGCCGCTTTACAGATCAGACGACAAGTTCAACTCTCATTGCGGGTGGCCAAGCTTTGATGATGCCATTCCAGGTGCGATCAAAGAACTCCCCGATGCAGACGGCATGCGAACAGAGATAGTCTGCGCAGAATGCGGTGCCCATTTGGGACATATTTTCAGAGGAGAAGGACTGACACCCAAAAACACACGCCACTGTGTCAACTCTGTCTCACTCAATCTTGACAGACAGAAAACAATAGCAAAAGGTTTGAAAAAAGCCTACTTTGCCGGTGGATGTTTCTGGGGAGTGGAGTACTATCTTGAGAAGCTTGATGGAGTCAAAGAGGTGATATCCGGATTCATGGGAGGAGAAACAAAGAATCCCGGATACAAAGAGGTTGTCTACATGAATACCGGACATCTGGAAACGGTCGAAGTGCTCTATGACCCCGGTAAAATTTCCTATGAAGAGCTGGCAAAAACCTTTTTCGAGATCCATGATCCGACCCAGAAAGACGGGCAGGGTCCTGATATTGGAGAACAGTACCTCTCAGCCATTTTTGTTTCAACACCCCGGGAGCGCAAAACAGTAGAAAAACTGATCATGCTTTTAGAAAAAAAAGGCTACAGTGTAACGACTCAGATAAAAAAGAAATCCCCTTTTTATCCGGCTGAACAATATCATCAGGACTATTATGAGCGTAAAGGCTCAAAGCCTTACTGTCACGGATACGTGAAGCGGTTTGATTAA
- a CDS encoding M48 family metallopeptidase: MTTILPYYTHIVNPRLRHTYLSFDGEGNLLVKSPKVPQRYIEQLLLQKADWIRRSRQKILKKKGRISRIHHEMELYYLGKSYPLQFREHAKKRVEFCFEESGFSLLYNRLDMQQFQKRIYAFYKTAARETIPPLVDKWAERMSLYPESIIFRKARRQWGSCSGENRLSFNTMLMKLPLEVIEYVIVHELAHIRHKHHQKAFWKLVEETMPDYRKQVDILKTYTPV; the protein is encoded by the coding sequence TTGACTACAATACTCCCGTATTATACGCATATTGTCAATCCCAGGCTCAGGCATACCTATCTGAGCTTTGACGGGGAGGGGAATCTTCTTGTCAAGTCACCTAAAGTGCCACAGAGGTATATTGAGCAGCTGCTGCTTCAAAAAGCTGACTGGATCAGACGATCCCGACAGAAGATCCTCAAGAAGAAAGGACGTATTTCCCGTATCCATCATGAAATGGAGCTTTATTATCTGGGGAAATCGTATCCTTTGCAATTTCGGGAACATGCAAAAAAGAGAGTTGAGTTTTGTTTTGAAGAGAGCGGTTTTTCTCTGCTATATAACAGACTTGATATGCAGCAGTTCCAGAAACGGATCTATGCATTCTACAAAACAGCTGCCAGGGAGACAATCCCCCCGCTTGTGGATAAATGGGCAGAAAGAATGAGCCTCTATCCGGAGAGTATAATATTTCGAAAAGCCAGGCGGCAGTGGGGAAGCTGTTCAGGAGAGAACAGGCTCAGTTTCAATACAATGCTGATGAAGCTTCCTCTGGAAGTCATAGAGTATGTGATAGTACATGAGTTGGCACACATACGCCATAAACACCACCAGAAAGCGTTTTGGAAGCTGGTAGAGGAGACGATGCCGGACTACAGAAAGCAGGTGGACATACTCAAAACCTATACCCCTGTGTAA
- a CDS encoding response regulator transcription factor encodes MKILLLEDDLLLSEAISKFLIIKGHAVQTFKDGESVLHSLQENCFDLLILDINVPNIDGLTLLEMLQKNKIQIPTIFISAIIDIDDISRAFTLGCHDYLKKPFHLKELSIRIDKILQSDYIPHSHLRLSKNYSLDIESSTLRFKGEVQVLPARQLKILILLANNRSRVVDYALFQEYAWDNMDVEIPTIRAEVNRLKKALKEDIIINIRNMGYMIKRPV; translated from the coding sequence ATGAAAATTTTATTACTTGAAGACGACCTGTTGCTTAGTGAGGCGATCAGTAAGTTCCTTATCATAAAAGGTCATGCCGTTCAAACCTTCAAAGACGGAGAATCTGTATTGCACTCACTGCAGGAGAACTGCTTTGACCTTCTTATTTTGGATATCAATGTGCCAAACATCGATGGACTGACACTCCTTGAGATGCTACAGAAAAACAAAATACAGATCCCCACTATTTTTATATCGGCTATTATAGACATAGATGACATTTCCCGTGCTTTTACTCTTGGGTGTCATGACTACCTCAAGAAACCGTTTCATCTTAAAGAGTTGTCTATCAGGATAGATAAGATACTGCAATCTGATTATATCCCCCATTCTCACTTAAGGCTCTCAAAGAACTACAGTCTTGATATTGAATCTTCTACACTGAGATTCAAGGGGGAAGTCCAGGTTTTGCCGGCAAGGCAGCTAAAGATCCTTATACTTCTTGCCAATAATCGAAGCCGGGTAGTCGACTATGCACTTTTTCAGGAATATGCCTGGGACAATATGGATGTTGAGATCCCAACCATAAGGGCAGAGGTAAACCGTCTGAAAAAAGCACTAAAAGAAGATATTATTATCAATATCAGGAATATGGGGTATATGATCAAAAGACCTGTTTGA
- a CDS encoding TRAP transporter permease: MDEQFIENEEKLLEELEGQRNLKEGSWQYWMIAIIAFTWSLYQLYVVVVPTNSVFVRSFHLAFALALVFAMYPMFRTPKTMSSIPWYNFPIGIAAVIGTLYIFMNYDALNARSGAWSHLDVGMGILSIILLLKAARRSLGMALPVIAAIFILYDYFGQYMPDLIAHKGASINKIVGQMYLTTEGIFGVPLGVSASYVFLFVLFGALLERAGAGKYFIDLAYALLGKYDGGPAKASVAASGMMGIISGSSIANTVTTGTFTIPLMKKLGFPGHKAASVEVAASTNGQLMPPIMGAAAFIIAEFLGLAYTDVIMAAAIPAFVSYFALFYIVHLEAKKLGIKGEDPSKLARAFDIFKGGIHYIVPIFFLMYTLIILRQSPQMAAFNAIFFMMLIMVLQRPAYAFLEKRELTQEVWLSGFVDIGHGMINGAKNMVPIAIATAVAGIVVGSVTLTGIGLILAEVIEELSGGYIIAVLLLTAVVSLILGMGLPTTANYIVMAALTAPVIMSLANDLGYLIPAIAAHLFVFYFGILADDTPPVGMAAYAAAGIAKSDPIKTGLQGFAYDIRTAILPFAFFFNNKLLLIEGVDAVDPNNPALWQWITNPGEIGLIFITAAAGMFAFSSATQGWVLTKTTGIERVLLLAVVPFMLIPNMTSSWLGMDSEYLSYAIGFAIYGVVYFMQKNKIQD; the protein is encoded by the coding sequence ATGGATGAACAATTCATAGAGAATGAAGAGAAACTATTAGAAGAGCTTGAAGGGCAGAGAAACCTGAAAGAGGGTTCATGGCAGTACTGGATGATCGCCATTATTGCATTTACATGGTCACTGTACCAGCTTTATGTAGTAGTGGTGCCTACCAACAGTGTCTTTGTGAGATCTTTTCACCTGGCATTTGCCCTGGCACTGGTATTTGCAATGTACCCAATGTTTCGAACGCCTAAAACCATGAGCAGTATACCCTGGTATAATTTCCCCATAGGTATTGCTGCGGTCATAGGTACCTTGTACATCTTCATGAACTATGATGCCCTCAATGCACGAAGCGGAGCGTGGTCTCATCTGGATGTTGGTATGGGTATTTTAAGTATTATATTGCTTCTAAAGGCGGCAAGACGTTCTTTGGGTATGGCATTGCCGGTAATTGCGGCTATTTTTATACTGTATGACTATTTTGGTCAGTACATGCCCGACTTGATTGCACATAAAGGTGCAAGCATTAACAAGATCGTAGGACAGATGTATCTTACAACTGAAGGTATATTTGGTGTACCTCTTGGCGTAAGTGCTTCTTATGTTTTCCTGTTTGTACTTTTTGGAGCACTGCTTGAAAGAGCAGGTGCAGGAAAGTATTTTATTGACCTGGCTTATGCCCTGCTTGGCAAATATGATGGCGGACCGGCCAAAGCATCTGTCGCAGCATCAGGTATGATGGGAATCATCTCAGGCAGTTCTATCGCAAATACGGTCACAACGGGTACTTTTACGATACCACTTATGAAAAAGCTGGGTTTCCCTGGGCACAAGGCAGCTTCTGTTGAAGTAGCAGCTTCAACCAATGGACAGCTTATGCCTCCTATTATGGGGGCTGCAGCATTTATTATTGCAGAGTTTCTGGGCTTGGCATATACTGATGTGATCATGGCAGCAGCCATACCGGCATTTGTAAGTTACTTTGCACTTTTTTATATTGTGCATTTGGAAGCTAAAAAGCTGGGTATCAAGGGAGAAGACCCTTCCAAGTTAGCACGTGCATTTGATATTTTTAAGGGCGGGATCCATTATATCGTGCCTATATTTTTTCTTATGTACACGCTTATCATACTGAGACAGTCTCCTCAGATGGCAGCGTTTAATGCTATTTTCTTCATGATGCTTATTATGGTACTTCAACGTCCTGCATATGCATTTCTGGAAAAACGTGAGTTAACACAGGAAGTATGGCTAAGCGGTTTTGTTGATATTGGTCATGGAATGATCAATGGTGCCAAGAATATGGTACCTATCGCAATTGCCACAGCGGTTGCGGGTATTGTTGTCGGTTCGGTAACACTTACAGGTATAGGACTGATACTTGCTGAGGTTATTGAAGAGCTATCGGGTGGATATATTATCGCGGTATTGCTTCTTACAGCAGTGGTGTCACTCATTCTTGGTATGGGACTGCCCACAACGGCAAACTATATCGTTATGGCAGCACTTACCGCACCGGTGATCATGTCACTTGCAAATGATCTGGGTTATCTGATCCCTGCTATAGCAGCACATCTCTTTGTATTCTACTTTGGAATACTGGCGGATGATACGCCCCCTGTCGGGATGGCAGCTTATGCTGCCGCAGGGATAGCAAAGAGCGACCCCATTAAAACAGGCTTGCAGGGGTTTGCCTATGACATAAGAACAGCCATACTGCCATTTGCGTTCTTCTTCAATAATAAACTCTTGCTGATAGAGGGAGTAGATGCAGTAGATCCAAACAATCCTGCTTTATGGCAGTGGATCACAAATCCCGGTGAGATAGGGCTTATTTTTATTACAGCAGCTGCAGGAATGTTTGCATTCTCTTCTGCAACACAAGGCTGGGTATTGACTAAAACAACAGGTATTGAAAGAGTTCTGTTGTTGGCGGTTGTACCCTTTATGCTTATACCAAACATGACCAGTTCATGGCTTGGTATGGATTCGGAGTACTTATCGTACGCAATAGGTTTTGCAATATATGGCGTAGTCTATTTTATGCAAAAGAATAAAATTCAAGATTAA
- a CDS encoding toxin-antitoxin system YwqK family antitoxin — protein sequence MKLSSLLLLLFSLLFFTACEGPSMGGEKVKKEYFTNGQIRSEFIMSDNTEQNGLLKRYGSDGKLTSTVPIRFGLKNGVEKLYDEEGRVLKSTPYVNGKKHGEEKGYYPSGDVWFVMPYQNGILNGRAYIYRKDGKVLRKGIYRDGRLVN from the coding sequence ATGAAACTATCATCTCTGCTTTTGCTACTCTTTTCACTTCTTTTTTTTACAGCATGTGAAGGGCCGTCCATGGGTGGAGAAAAGGTGAAAAAAGAGTACTTCACCAATGGTCAGATCCGTTCAGAGTTCATCATGAGTGACAATACAGAACAGAATGGTCTATTGAAAAGATATGGATCTGACGGGAAGCTTACTTCTACTGTTCCTATCCGGTTCGGGCTCAAGAATGGTGTAGAGAAACTCTATGATGAAGAGGGTCGTGTCCTGAAGAGCACACCTTACGTTAACGGAAAGAAACACGGTGAAGAGAAAGGTTACTATCCCAGTGGTGATGTATGGTTTGTCATGCCTTACCAAAATGGTATACTGAACGGCCGTGCCTACATCTACCGAAAAGACGGTAAAGTGCTGAGAAAGGGTATTTACAGAGACGGCAGGCTTGTCAACTGA
- a CDS encoding TAXI family TRAP transporter solute-binding subunit, translating to MKKIMMSTALIAAISIPSFATQFITIGTGGVTGTYYPTGGAICRMMNKDRKTTGIRCSVESTGGSVYNVNTINANELDFGIAQSDTAYQAYHGEGKFKGKAIKGLRSVLAIYPELLAFVVTKSSGIKSLADVKGKKINIDIPGSGTRMTTDIVLEAFGIKHSDMALANELKSSEGPTMLKDNKIDGYFGVFGHPTANIKDAANSVDIDLVPIEGKPIDDLVKKYSYYAKGVISGSFYKGVEHDTPSIGVKAVLVTKDSIDDKVVYTVAKTILDNFDEFKKLHPAYKTITKESLLDGLAVPQHPGAIKAFKEAGLLK from the coding sequence ATGAAAAAAATAATGATGAGTACAGCACTGATTGCTGCAATAAGCATTCCATCATTTGCTACGCAGTTTATTACGATTGGTACAGGTGGAGTCACCGGTACATATTACCCGACCGGCGGCGCTATTTGCCGGATGATGAACAAAGATAGAAAGACCACAGGAATTCGATGTTCCGTAGAGTCAACCGGAGGATCTGTCTACAATGTAAACACGATCAATGCCAATGAACTTGATTTTGGTATTGCACAGAGTGATACTGCGTATCAGGCATACCATGGTGAAGGAAAATTTAAAGGTAAGGCAATTAAAGGTTTGAGGTCTGTATTGGCAATTTATCCTGAGCTTTTGGCATTTGTTGTGACAAAATCATCAGGGATCAAGTCTTTGGCAGATGTGAAAGGGAAAAAAATCAATATAGATATTCCCGGTTCCGGTACAAGAATGACGACAGATATCGTACTTGAAGCGTTTGGTATCAAGCATTCAGATATGGCACTTGCAAATGAGTTGAAATCAAGTGAAGGACCAACAATGTTGAAAGATAACAAAATTGATGGTTACTTTGGTGTATTCGGGCATCCGACAGCAAATATCAAAGATGCTGCAAACTCTGTAGATATCGATCTGGTACCTATTGAAGGGAAACCTATTGATGATCTGGTCAAGAAATATTCTTATTATGCAAAAGGTGTAATTTCGGGTTCTTTCTATAAAGGTGTAGAGCATGATACGCCAAGTATCGGGGTAAAAGCAGTGCTTGTCACCAAAGACAGTATTGATGACAAGGTTGTTTATACTGTAGCAAAGACGATTCTTGATAATTTTGATGAGTTCAAAAAACTTCATCCTGCCTATAAAACGATCACAAAAGAGTCACTGCTTGATGGTCTTGCAGTACCGCAGCATCCGGGTGCGATCAAAGCGTTTAAAGAAGCAGGCCTTTTAAAATAG
- a CDS encoding globin domain-containing protein: protein MQFSTLDFSIQPYIEGVNPPVTKPNPAFLEDIGEEGMRELLDRFYMKLFESPIKHLFPEERDAMKAAGQNSADFFIQICGGPKYFNKNRGAPQMRTRHAPFAITPEARLHWLVLFEESLQPIIEQKLTSEENIQSFWNYLNVFSQWMVNTKA from the coding sequence ATGCAATTTTCTACACTGGATTTTTCGATCCAACCCTATATTGAAGGGGTTAACCCTCCGGTTACCAAGCCCAATCCGGCATTTTTGGAAGATATCGGTGAAGAGGGGATGAGGGAACTTCTGGACCGTTTCTATATGAAACTTTTTGAGAGTCCTATCAAACATCTTTTTCCGGAAGAGAGAGATGCTATGAAGGCGGCAGGGCAGAATTCGGCAGATTTTTTTATACAGATCTGCGGGGGTCCCAAATATTTCAATAAGAACAGGGGTGCACCGCAAATGCGGACCCGGCATGCCCCTTTTGCCATTACGCCAGAAGCACGGCTTCACTGGCTGGTACTTTTTGAAGAGTCGCTGCAGCCGATTATCGAGCAGAAGCTTACAAGTGAAGAGAATATTCAGAGTTTCTGGAACTACTTGAATGTATTCTCCCAGTGGATGGTCAATACAAAGGCTTAA